AATGAGAGAAGCTCTGCAATGGGTAGCTTTATTTCTCCTCTTTCGTCTTTTAGAGCCGATAATATGAGATTGGCCACTAGTGCAAACGACTTTGATTTTAGAGATCTAAGGCGTAAAAAGATGACAATATATATTGCCATCACGTCAGACAAAAAAGCTAGTGCAAAGCAAATTCTAAATATATTTTGGCAGCAGCTAATCCTTATAAACGTCCAGCAAGGCTTGCCGCAATCAAATAGCGAGCTAAAGCACCCTTGCCTTTTATTGATGGACGAATTTACTGCTTGCGGATATCTAGCAACTTATTCTAATGCTATTTCGTTTATGGCAGGATATGATCTTAGAAGTCTAATAGCATATCAAGCAGACTCACAACTTATGACACCAAAACCAGAGGGATATGGAAGAGAAGAGGCTTTAACCCTTTTAGCAAACCACGCATGCCGAATTTATTATTCTCCAAAACTTAACGAGGATGCAAAAAAACTAAGCGAGGATTTGGGAACAACTACTGTGAAGAATAGAAGCAGAAATTTAGGCAAAGGTGGCGGTGGAAGCGAGAGCGACACCAGCACCCCTTTAATGATGGCACAAGAGCTAAAAACAATGAATTTTAAAAATGAGATTATCTTAATTGATAGTGCCAAGCCTATATTTTGCGAAAAGGCGTTTTACTACAAAGATAAATACTTTATGGATAAATTTAAACAAGTTTCACCTAGCCTTGCAAAAATTAAAGGCTTGCCAAGTCAAGAGCAGTTGATGAAAGCAGTCCAAAACAACGAAACAAGGACTACTCTCCCAACTCAAAGTGAAGAAAGCACGAGAGAGTGGATATATGAAAATGTTATGAAACCTAGACTTGAAAAATTTGAAGACGAATTTATGGCTATATCTTTGGAATACGAAGAAAAAATGAGAAACCTAGGTGATGACGTCGAAGCAATTAGTGATGAAGAAATAGACAAATACCAAAGAAATTTACAATCAGATGAACAAAGGAGTTAATTTGAAAACAACAGAATTTTTAAAAATTGTATTGTTTGGCTTAGTTGTAGTTGGATGCAGCAGACCACCAGAACCAGTAAAACTTGATGGCGGCTCAGCCACTACAATAAATCAAGGCTTGGTTGTCGAAACACAACAAGGCGTTGGCAAAGATCCATTTTTGAAAAATAACAAATGGAGCTACAACATGTATTTTGTAAAGACCAGCAAAGGTCTTATCGAAAACGATCAAACAGTTAAGGCATTTTTTCTAGCACACAACTCTGCAAAAATGGTCATTATAGGCAATGAAGCCATTGCACAAGAATATAAGGACTATTTTTTGAATAATCAAGTTACAGCGGAGATTGAAATACACCCAGTTGACAGCATTAATCTTTCAAAGAATAAGGTTAATGTTTTGTTTTTCTCAAAAAATTACTCTAAAGGAAAATAAAGATGAAAAAATTTGCCCTTTTCTTGGTCTTAGTTGCGTTTATCGGATCTGCTTATGCAAGCGGTATAAAAACAGACGAGCTAACTGGAGATACAAAGCTGGCTTGCGAAGCTTTACTATGCTTAAAAAGCCCAAATAAACCTAAAGAGTGCGATGCTGCATTGAAAAAATACTACTCAATAAAGGCTAAAAAATCTAAAGATACTGCAAGAAAACGCAAAAATTTTCTTAATCTTTGTCCAGTTGAGAATTAATCAATAAGGAAAGAAAATGTCAGGCAAAAGATATAATCAAGCAAATATCATCTTTGAAGAAATGCAAAATCAAGAAAGTAGCGAAGCCAACCTAGTTGGCAAAGCTACTGAGCTAGTAAAAAAAGAAAACGGCTCAGCAGAACTTGCTGGAGATGCTGGAGAACAAAATAATAAAACTTCAGAGAACATTGGCGAGCAAGAGCTAAATTTTGAAAAGGCTTTAGAAATACTAGGAATAAAGCTAACTCAAGATGATCATAAAACAGCAATACTTGATTATTCTCAGTGTGTAAAGAATTTTAATAATATTCTCGAGAGGGATAAGGTTAAAAGAAAAATCATCAAAGAGAGCCTCGACGTCGAAAACAATAAAACAACATTGTCGGCCATAGACGATATAGAAAAGAACTGGGACGAGCTAAGAGATTATTTCAAAGCCCTTATCAGCTTCTTTACAAATCCGCCTAGCAAAGAAATTTTTGAACTTACAAATCATAACGCCCTCTTAAATTCAGTATATCAAAGCTTTAAAAAATTTGAACAAGACTTTGAGGACTTAAATTTAACCCAAAATATGTCAAGCAAGATAAGGGCGTTAAACGATCGTATAAGTGAGCTTGACAACTTCAATAAACAAATTGAGGCAAAAACCGAGCATAGCTTTCAGTTTTACTCTACTTTTATTGATGAGCTTTCTAAAAATCAGCAAGAGAAGCTGAGTAACTTTATAGAAAAGACTGACGGAATAACACAAAAAATGAAAGATCTTTTTAACTCTTATGATAAATCGATGAGTGAAAGATTGAAATTTTACAAAGGAGGATCTAAATGGTTAAGCATAATTAGCCTATTGTTGGCACTTGGTTGTGGTGGGCTTGCTTTTTTCACACTTTCATTATCAAATGAAATTAGCACGCAAGGAGCTATCCTTAAACAATTAGGCGATATTGGCGTAGAACAAACGAATAAAGAAGTTAAATTTGAACTTCCTAAAAACGCCAGATACCTAAAAAAGGATGACAAAACATACATTATTATAGATAAATAAGATGACAAAATTTAAAAGGATATAAGATGACAAACGAAAACACTCAAGAAGCAAAAACTTCAAAGCTATACGTAAGTGCAGGCGATTACACTAATCAACACGGCGAAAGCGGAATTGTTACTGGTTTTGGCGAAATGAAGCCATATATAGATGACAAAGGTCAAAATCAAGACGTTAATGCAAGAGCAATATTAAAAAAGATTAGTGATATCGGAAATTTTATCAGTGCTACTGTTGGTGAAAAAGACAAAAATAAAATTGGTATTGACATAAGAGGAACTGACGAAAAAGGTCAAGAAAGTTTTATGAAAGCTAACGTATGGACTGACTCAGGCATAGGCAAGAGTGGATCTAGTTATTCTTTTAGAAAGATTACAATCGAAGTTAGCCCAGAGAAAATCAATGAAAAGACTGGCGAGGTTATCCAGCCTGCTCAAAGACTTTACGCTACTAAGATGCCACAAGGCGGTTATAGCTTTGATAAGAATAATAGCGGCGAGTTAATTGCTAAATTTAACTCAAATATCCAAAAAGGTGCTGACTTTACACTTACTCCTAAAAAAGACACTACCTTATCAAAATACCCAGAGCTATCAAATACTATTAATACAATAAAAGAGCATAAATCGTCTTTTGTTGAAATAGCATTTGTAGCTGGTAAGGGTGCAATGATAAATAGCATTACTCCCACGAATGGAGGTAACGGAATAGGAGCTGCACAACTTCAAAATTCCGTCGCCAAGAAAACAAAAAAAGATATAGAACGCTAATCTCTATACCTAGTTGAGCCTCTTTTTAGAGGCTCAAATTTTATCAAAAAATATGGAGCTGCCAAAGAAATGAAGTTGATTTTAGCTGAGAAACCTGATTTAGCTCGAGCAATAGCCGACGGCATAGATGGAAATTTAAAAACATTTGATGGCTATCTTACTAAGGGTGAATATGTGCTTACTTGGGCATTTGGTCATATTTTGGAGCTTTTTATGCCTGAAGACTACGATGAAAGGTATAAAGCTTGGAATATAGCTGACTTGCCATATATTATTACTGATTTTAAGTATAAGCCTATTTCAGAGAAAAAAAAGCAACTCAAATTAATATGTGATCTAATAAGAGATAATAGAATAAATAGTATAGTAAATTGTGGAGATGCCGACGAAGAGGGTCAAATTTTGATAGATGAGATAATCAACTATTCAAATACAAACAAACCTATCGAGCGTGTTATGTTGCAAGATCTAACTCCCAAAGGCGTTAAAGCAGCCTTTAAAGATATTAAGCCAAATTCAGCTTATAAAGGTATGAGTGAGTGTGGCTTTGCAAGATCACATGCCGACTGGCTACTAGGGATAAATTTGACACGTGCCTATACTGCAACGGCTCAAAAAAATGGCTATAAAGGTGTTTTAAGCGTTGGCAGAGTTCAAACTCCTATACTAGGTCTTATTGTTGCAAGAGATCTAGAGCATGAAAATCATAAAAGTAGCTTTTATTACACTATCACTGGAGAATTCAGCTCGGACAATAAAAAATTCTTTGCAAATTTAAAGAGCGATGAAAGAATAATTGATCCACAAGTTGCCGAAAGCATAAAAGAAAAGCTTGATGGTAGCAGATGTGATTTAAAGGTTTTCAATGAAAACAAAAAAGAAAATCCGCCTTTACCATATAATCTTTTAAAACTTCAAGCCGAATGCTCAAAGAAATTTGGCTATAAGCCAGACAAAACGCTTCAAATTACCCAAAATTTGAGAGAAAAATATAAATGTATTACTTACAATAGGTCAGATTGCGAATATCTACCAGAAAATATGTGGGAAAGCTCGCAAGATGTCTTAAATGCCGTTAGGGCTTCATTAAAAGATGATGAATTTAACGCAGCAATAGATAATGCAGATACAAGAATTAAAGGCATAGCTTTTAATGATCAATTTATCACGGCTCACTTTGCTATCATACCTACGCAAGCAGTCGTTGATGCAAATATGATGAGCAAAGAAGAGTTAAACGTATATAAATTGATCGCCAAACGTTTTATTGCTCAATTTTATGAGCCGATGGAGTATTTACAAACTACGCTTGAGGTAACTAAATTTGAGTATAAATTTAGTGCCTCAAAAAGAAAAATTATGAAAATCGGCTATCTCTCTCTTTTTAATGATAAAAACGATGATGATGACAATAATGAGAGTAATGATGATGAAGTAAAAAATAGTATTGATTTATCGACTTTAAAAGATGGAATTTGTGATGTAATAGATCTAGTAATAAATAAAAAGCAGACAAGAGCTAAACCATACTACACAATGCCAACTCTTTTAAAAGATCTAGCTTCAATTAGTAAATATGTAAAAGATGAGAGGATTAAAAGGCTTCTCAAAGAGAAAGATAAGGATAAAAAAGGCGAAAACGGAGGGATAGGAACTCCTGCAACCAGATCCTATCATATTAAAAATTTATTCGATAGAGAGTATATATCAGAAAATGGCAAAAGTATAGTATCTACTCAAAAAGGTAGAGAACTTATAAATTTAGTCCCTGCCCTACTTTCATCTCCAGATATGACCGCTCTATGGTATGAACAACAAAAAGATATTTCAGGTGGCAATCTAGCTAGAAACGAATTTTTAAATCAAGTTATCGAAACAATTAAAACCGAGATCGCTAGCATTACGTCAAATCAAAATATTTCAAATTTTAACTCAAACAGCATAGATAAGACTTACCCTTGCAAGTGTGGTAAAGGATATTTGCAACGCAGACAAAGCACAAAGACAAAAGGCTTTTTTTGGGGATGTAGCGAGTGGAAAAATGGCTGCAAGGAAATGTATCCTGACGTAAAAGGCAAACCACAATTTGAAAAAACTGCTGCAAGCGGTGGCATTACTTGTCCTTTTTGTAAAAAAGGCATACTTGAACGCAAGAAAAACCAAAAAGGCACGTATTGGTGGGGATGTAGTGAGTGGAAAAACGGCTGCAAAGCAATGTTTTATGATGATAATGGCAAACCAAAAATTATAAAAGGATAATATAATGGAAGAAACAATTACGACAGAAGCAGAAGAGAAAGTATCTCCAAAAAGACAGCAAAAAAGCAATGTTGATTTTACTATTAAAATTTCGCTTAATAGTGATTTTGATAGTGAAGTAAAGCAATTTTTAGATAAAAGCGGAATAACTAATAATGTTTTGGCTGGAGATAAGGCTATATTCGCACTCCAGACGTTACACGAAGCAGACGAGCTTATACTAAAAAAGGCTATCAATAGAAACGAGATGCCAAAATCATCAATCAGATTTGAAATGCTTACATCAAATGGCGAGAAAATTGATATTCCAAAAGTTGAGATGGGTAGATACCTTTTTAAAAATGCAGACCTAAACAAAATCATCAATGTTAGCTCTAATAAGATTGTTGAAAATCAAATATCCGAAGAAACCCAAAAAGCTTTTAGTAATTTGATGAAAAAAGATAAAGACGGCAAATTTAAAATCGGCGTCGATCTTGATAATGTCGTAGAAAATGGAGTAAGAAGTCTAGAGGGCATTGCTGAAAGCATAGGGGACGAGCACGTATCAAGTTTTGTTAGAAATTTTGCTGCTGCATATGGAGTTATAGGCAAACGTGCTAATAATATTCAAGAGAATATCATTAATAAAGAAAAACCAAAAGAAAAAGGTCAAGAAGCTAAAGCACCAGAAAAAGAAGAGGAAAAGGCAACTACTACAACCACAAAAGAAAAGCCAAAAATTCCTGGAAACGCAATCAAGGCTATAAAAGATGAATTTGCCAAAGGGATCGCAAAGATACCAAAATCAGAAACAAAAGAAAAAACTATTACCAAATCAACAAGTTTGGGTAAAGGGTTTTAATTTGAATAAAATTCTTATTGCTATTTTTCTTTGCTTTTTTTCAACTGAAGTTTTACCAGCTTCAGAGCATATATATAATAGCTATTTTGTGAAATATGGCAAAAAATACAATATACCCCCTGAGCTACTTTGGGGAATTGCCAAGACTGAAAGCGATTTTCAGCCCAGGGCAATTAACGTAAATACAAATGGCTCTTTTGATATTGGGATAATGCAAATCAACTCATCTCACAAAGAGTGGCTAGAGGCACAAAAAATTTCACTCGAGGATCTATATGATCCTAAGATCAATATAGCAGTAGGGACTAAAATTTTATCAAATTGTATAAAGAAATTTGGCTTTACATATCAAGGCTTGAATTGTTATAACAGCGGTTTTAACAAGGTTGATATTAATAAATACAATGTTAGAGTAATTAACAATATAAAAAGTAATCGATTAGCCTTACAAAAGAAAAGGCTTGTGTTAGTTAAATAATATAATAAGTATTATATTGATATTTATTCTATTAATTTAATATAAAATATATTAAGTTAATATTAATATATTTCCTTTTATAATTACGGAGAAATAAATGGCACGTGCTAAAAAGAGTAAATACGAAGCAAGAAGTCTTTGGGATGACCATCCAAATACATTTGACATAGGAGAATACAATGTTTCACATACTAAATCCACATTACAACGAACTATCACCGAAGAATTTTCAGGAAACGATAAACGAGATCTGGGACTTCGTGGATACCAAGAACAACCTTATCCTATCAAATCCGCAGAACAAGATAAAGGGCAATCGGCCGCTAATAACCAAAAAGAGATTTACGGATATGATGGAAATGGAGTGGACACCATTACAAGAGGAGATGAACTTCTCAAATTATCTATATCTGATAATCAAGAATATGGAGAGCAAGATCAATCAATCCAACGAGATCAATCAAGAGCAAATAGAGCAGATCAAAAAAGAGTTAGTCAATATACTAATAACAATCAATCACGACTGGGTGAATTGGAGAGCGATGACTTGCGATACGATAGAGCCGAGCGAGGAAGTGATCAATCGAATGAGAGCTTATATCGAGAAACATCTGGACGTGGAGCAACAAGAGATAATGAGATCAACGTATCCAGCACCTTCGAACATTCAATCAGGCGACTGGATGCACAGACTAACGATACTTTACCGCTGGACGACAGCTTTGGAGAACTTGGGGATGATAGACGACATCCAAGCAAGAGGACTAGTGGACGAGGAGAAACTAGAGGAGCTAACGATAGCTCTATACAGGCAGGAGTATTGGGAGAAGGATATTCTTTGCGAGGACGAAGCGAAGAAATTAAGAGAGATGGGCAATACGGATCTGGAAATTTACAAGATAATGGGGGGACTATCGATCTACAAGGAATATCTCAATCTGAGCGACGCGAGATATCCGATGAAAGAGATAAGAGAAAAACTGCTAGGACATTAAAAAAAGATACTAGCTCTACTAACAAATATGATGGAGCTAGAAGTCTTTTTGATTTTGATGAGGAGGAGGTTAAAGAAGAGGTAAAATCAAATTTTATTCCTCAGCCACAAAATATAAACATAGAGCCTATTACTACTCAAACACTCAATATTATATCAACTGGTGAAAATAAGGATTTTATTTTAGAAGATAGCTTTCAGACAAGCTCAATCTCTAAAAAGGAAAAATTTAAAAACAACATAGAAGCAATTAAATTAGCAAATTCTCTTTGGACTATAAGAGAAAAGGCACTAGAAAATAATCGAAATTTTACAATTACAAGGCAAGAGCAAGATGTTATAAGTAAATTTAGCGGCTGGGGTGGAATTAGTGAAGCATTCAACCAGCTAAACGAGGATTGGCAAGAAGAATATAAAGAGTTAAAAGAATTGCTTAGCCCAGATGAGTATGCTAGTGCAAGAGCCTCTACTACAACAGCATTTTTTACACCTAAATTTATTGTTGATAGCATGTATAAAGCCCTAGATCATATGGGAATAAATGCTGAGCCTGATAAGGACAAAAAAATTTTAGAGCCTAGTGCTGGCAATGGAGTGTTTTTAGCCAGCTGCTCTATAAAAGGGAATTATAAATTTGATGCTCTTGAGATAGAAAATCAAACAAACAAATTTCTCACCCTGCTCTACCCTGCTGCACAAGTATATAGTAATGAATATGGATTTGAAGACCTAAATTTGAGTGAAAAAACGCAATATGACGCAATAGTTGGAAATCCTCCATATGATAGACTAAATATAACAAAGATCGCAGATAACAAAGATTTAGATCTTTGCGGATATACAATACACAATTTTTTCGCAGCAAAAGCACTAAGGCACTTAAAAGATGATGGTATTCTTAGTTTTGTAATAACTCACAACTTTTTGGATGCCAAAAATAACAATGTTAGAAAAAAAATAGCTAGCAATAATACGTTTTTAGGAGCAATTAGGCTGCCAAATAATGCGTTTTCTAACGAGGCAAAAACCGAAGTAGTTACCGATATTATTTTTTTCAAAAAAGGCTTAGATAATAGATTAAATAGAGAATTTGTAAATACTACTAGCTTTAAAAATGTAGATGATAACGATATACACATTAATGAGTATTTCAAAAATAATCCGCAAAATGTTCTTGGTCGCCTAGAGGTTACCAGCGGTCGTTTTGGATATGAGCTAAATTGTCTGCCAAATCCGAATATAAATTTGGAAACTGCAATAGACAATTTTATTAAAAACGAGCTCCCTAGCGATATTTATAAATACCATGAGCCAGCTCCAGTAGATGAAAATGAGCTAATAATCTCTAAATTTGATAAAGAGTATTCAGAAAATAAAGAATACTTTGATAGCCTGCTCGTGGGTAACTATCTAATTTTTCGTGACGAAATTTACTTGAAATCTAATAGTCTAATAAAGGATGAGGCTGTTTTTAGAAGACTAAATTTTAGTATTAAAGAAACAAAGATAGCCAAGGATTACATTAAGCTTAGAGATTGTAGAAAAGAGCTTTTTGCTCTTGAAAAACAAGATATAGACGATAACGATCAAAGACTTATTAACAAGAGAAACGATCTAAATACTATTTATGATGATTTTGTTAAGAGTAATAACTATTTAAATAATAAAAATATTACAAACGTTTTAAATGATGATGCAGATTTTAGCAACATAAAAGGCTTAGAAAAAGACGGCGGAAAAAACTCATTTAAAAAGGCTGATGTATTCAAGCAAAGAGTTTTAAGACCTCGTCCTAAGATAGAATTTGATAATGCAGCAGATGGTTTATATGCAAGTATGAACGTCAACGGAAAAATAAGCATACCTTATATCGCAAATCATCTAAATAAAGATCCTCACGATGTTTCTAAGGAGCTATTGGATAAAAAATTAATTTTTATAGATCCTGACGCTTACGAACAAGGCAATACTGAATACATATTTGCCCCAAAATATCTATCTGGCAATGTTAAGGAGAAATACAAAAAAGCCGAAGATCTGGCAAAGACAGAGCCACTATTTTACAACAACGTCGAAAGCCTAAAAGACGTATTGCCAAAAGATATACCAGCTAGTGAGATAAACCCAACAATTGGGGTTTCGTGGATACCTATGAAATACTATGAGGAATTTTTTAAAGAAAAATTTGAGCTACACCAAAATACAAAGTTGGATATATTTTGCTCGTCAATAAACGCTGAGTGGGTTTTTGAGGGATCTGTAAATCCTAATACTAATTTCAAGGTTGAAAAGAAATATGCATATTATCATCCTGATAATAGTCGTCTAAATAAAGATCCATATGAGATAGCACAAGCTGCCTTAAATGGCGTGTATTTAAAAATTTACGTGACTACTGATAGACCAAAGTTAAACTTAGATGGCTCAATCAAAATGAATAAAAATGGCTATCCTGAGTATGAAAAAGAGCTTGATATGGTAGCTACACAAGAGGTTACTAGAAAGATTGATCTTATTAGAAACGAGTTTGACGAGTGGATAATGAAAGATTATGCTAGAAGAACGGAGATAGCTAATATTTTCAATGAAAAGTTTAACTGCTATGCCAAAAAACATTACGATGGGGATTATCTACAAATTAGTGGCATAAATCAAGCATATCATCTAAGAAAGCACCAAAAAGACGCTGTAGCTAGAGCAGTCAATGAAAAAGTTACCCTGATCGATCACGAAGTGGGAGCAGGTAAAACTCTGACTGCAATTTGCTCGATCATGGAGCAAAAAAAACTTGGTATAGTTAATAAGCCCCTTGTAGTAGTCCCAAATCACTTGGTTAGTCAGTGGTCAAATGAATTTTTGACCGCCTACCCTGAAGCAAGGCTGCTGGTGGCAGAAGATAAGTCTATGAGCAAAGACAAGAGGGCTGAATTCTTAGCCCAAATTGCTAATGGAAACTACGATGCCATTATTATGAAACAAACACAATTTAAAGAGATCCCTGCCCCAGCTGAAAGCCAAAAAGAAGTGCTTGATCATATGATAGCTGAGCTGGAGCAAGCAATTGCTATTAGGGAAGAAAATAGCAGCGGATATAGAAAAAGTCCGTCGGTCAAGCGTATGGAAACACAGCTAAAATCTTTAAAGGACAATGTGACTAAGATTTTAGAGGATCAAAACAAGAATGTCACAACGCTTGATTTTTCTGACTTAGGCGTTGATTATTTAATAGTCGACGAAAGCCATATGTATAAAAATTTGAGATACTCTACCAAGCTTGAGAACGTTAAAGGCTTAGGAACTCAAAGTGGCTCTGATAGAGCAATGGATATGTATTCAAAAACAACCTATTTGCATAACCAAGACAATGCTAAAATTATGTTTTTAACTGGAACACCAGTTAGCAATAGCTTGGTAGAGCTTTATTTAATAGAGCGATATCTTGCCCCAAATGCACTAAAAGATCAAGGCATTGACTCTTTTGATGCCTGGGCTAAAACATACGCAGATATCGATAGAGTTTATGAAACTGGTGCTGTCGCAGGCGACTATAAAATTGTGACTAGATTTACTGGCTTCAAAAATTTAAATACACTTGGCGGATCTTATCTTGATTTTGCCGACGTCATAACCAACGATGATATAAAAAAGGAGCTTGGCAGCAACTTTGTCCCTAACGTAAATATTAAACATACTAAAAGTCCAGCAAGTGACCTGCAAAAAGAGTATATCGGCGTAGAGCAAGAAAATGGACAATTTAATGAGGGATCTATTATTTATAGGCTTGAAAATATGCCAGATGATCCTAGAATTGATAACCATTTAAAAGTAACAAATGATGCTAAATATTGTGCTTTGGATTATAGGCTGATAGATCCTTTTGCCGAAGATGATCCAAATTCAAAAATCAATAAAGCAGTAGAAAATATCATAAACACTTATGAAAAATGGAATGATGACAAAGGCACTCAGCTTGTCTTTTTAGATATGGGAACGCCGAAGTCACCATCTCAACAATCCCAAAATATAGTAATAGATGAACAAAAGGCAGCAGAACAAGAGGTAAGTCCTACAAAGCAAGAAGAATTTATTAATATCAATGATGCTATCGAGCAAGGTAAAGATATTAATAGCGATTTTATATCTGAAACTGATAGAGATAGCAATGATAATAGATTTTTCTTATATGGTGATTTGCTTAGAAAGCTTGTAAAAAATGGAATACCACAAAACGAGATAGCCTTTATCCATGATGCGACAACGGACAAACAAAAATATGAGCTATTTGACAAGGTAAATCGTGGTGAAATTCGAGTTTTGATAGGATCTACTGGCAAGATGGGAGCAGGAACGAACGTGCAAGAGAGAGTAACTGCCATACACCATCTTGATATACCTTGGAAGCCTAGCGATTTAACACAAAGAAATGGTCGTGTCATAAGACAAGGTAATGAACTACTTAAAAAATATGGGGACAAATTTGAGGTAGATGTAAATTATTACGTTACTTTGAACACCTATGATGAAACCTC
This sequence is a window from Campylobacter concisus. Protein-coding genes within it:
- a CDS encoding type IV secretory system conjugative DNA transfer family protein, with the translated sequence MAAPQQKVELERAQIIALVIVALVLTYFLTAVLMFALNGAMNKFMKLFTLDFTIIALVNGYKNAYLALLLAAILSFSLAFAIPYIPKKRKLYGDAKFANANDIRKLGLFPKKNNDGIIIGKYNGKLLRYGGQQFVALGAPTRSGKGVGIIIPNLLDYPNSCVVQDIKQECYEFTSKYREQVLGQEVFVFNPFSKNTHRYNPLFYIDMDGDNADAELTDFGNILYPLKGDGSVTDYFNGKAKDLFIGLCYLMNDLLNTPRGLSFLEAHNLECDFSLYGILRLSEGLKFKIEEGNGDVRVIDNFADTYNTLVSFDMVCPKAKERIDAFFEIKSDNERSSAMGSFISPLSSFRADNMRLATSANDFDFRDLRRKKMTIYIAITSDKKASAKQILNIFWQQLILINVQQGLPQSNSELKHPCLLLMDEFTACGYLATYSNAISFMAGYDLRSLIAYQADSQLMTPKPEGYGREEALTLLANHACRIYYSPKLNEDAKKLSEDLGTTTVKNRSRNLGKGGGGSESDTSTPLMMAQELKTMNFKNEIILIDSAKPIFCEKAFYYKDKYFMDKFKQVSPSLAKIKGLPSQEQLMKAVQNNETRTTLPTQSEESTREWIYENVMKPRLEKFEDEFMAISLEYEEKMRNLGDDVEAISDEEIDKYQRNLQSDEQRS
- a CDS encoding cag pathogenicity island Cag12 family protein; translation: MKTTEFLKIVLFGLVVVGCSRPPEPVKLDGGSATTINQGLVVETQQGVGKDPFLKNNKWSYNMYFVKTSKGLIENDQTVKAFFLAHNSAKMVIIGNEAIAQEYKDYFLNNQVTAEIEIHPVDSINLSKNKVNVLFFSKNYSKGK
- a CDS encoding TrbM/KikA/MpfK family conjugal transfer protein, giving the protein MKKFALFLVLVAFIGSAYASGIKTDELTGDTKLACEALLCLKSPNKPKECDAALKKYYSIKAKKSKDTARKRKNFLNLCPVEN
- a CDS encoding DNA topoisomerase 3, encoding MKLILAEKPDLARAIADGIDGNLKTFDGYLTKGEYVLTWAFGHILELFMPEDYDERYKAWNIADLPYIITDFKYKPISEKKKQLKLICDLIRDNRINSIVNCGDADEEGQILIDEIINYSNTNKPIERVMLQDLTPKGVKAAFKDIKPNSAYKGMSECGFARSHADWLLGINLTRAYTATAQKNGYKGVLSVGRVQTPILGLIVARDLEHENHKSSFYYTITGEFSSDNKKFFANLKSDERIIDPQVAESIKEKLDGSRCDLKVFNENKKENPPLPYNLLKLQAECSKKFGYKPDKTLQITQNLREKYKCITYNRSDCEYLPENMWESSQDVLNAVRASLKDDEFNAAIDNADTRIKGIAFNDQFITAHFAIIPTQAVVDANMMSKEELNVYKLIAKRFIAQFYEPMEYLQTTLEVTKFEYKFSASKRKIMKIGYLSLFNDKNDDDDNNESNDDEVKNSIDLSTLKDGICDVIDLVINKKQTRAKPYYTMPTLLKDLASISKYVKDERIKRLLKEKDKDKKGENGGIGTPATRSYHIKNLFDREYISENGKSIVSTQKGRELINLVPALLSSPDMTALWYEQQKDISGGNLARNEFLNQVIETIKTEIASITSNQNISNFNSNSIDKTYPCKCGKGYLQRRQSTKTKGFFWGCSEWKNGCKEMYPDVKGKPQFEKTAASGGITCPFCKKGILERKKNQKGTYWWGCSEWKNGCKAMFYDDNGKPKIIKG
- a CDS encoding lytic transglycosylase domain-containing protein, yielding MNKILIAIFLCFFSTEVLPASEHIYNSYFVKYGKKYNIPPELLWGIAKTESDFQPRAINVNTNGSFDIGIMQINSSHKEWLEAQKISLEDLYDPKINIAVGTKILSNCIKKFGFTYQGLNCYNSGFNKVDINKYNVRVINNIKSNRLALQKKRLVLVK